From a region of the Phycisphaerae bacterium genome:
- a CDS encoding tetratricopeptide repeat protein gives MDVESTARRCGHCGERDSVQPVTERLERCRACGFLRPQPRQVTRGPLMGAPALLGAIAPGGVLRNKYRLIERLGEGAHGISYLAEHEYLGHPCVVKILPHRIGDAADNAVRRLRTEARAGFSVDDPNVVRVLDCDVVHGVWYFVMEYVDGVNLAEILAAKQRLNWLQAVRVGTDAADGLAAIHRAGILHRDIKPGNLILGTDGRVRVADLGVATLAHERVDVAVGAGSPAGTLGYAAPEVFRTDVQVGPPADLYSLGAALFHLLTGRLPHAGSQVFQRLMDLQCQRVAWPEELTEEVPPWLVAVLLRLLAIEPGERFESAAELTTRLKLPADESVRRRPVVQLDKLQPRGVGVLPFANERDTPDDDWLGYAVANYLSRALAEAPDVYVADQDGLVAMVQRMEAGTLAGATERLREAGRLVGAATIVTGRFQRAGERVILWMEALRSGRGTPERVARVEGELVELPKLERALFERLAHVLGLGRREGERPRAVTLGAREKFVLAKQAYLRGEYEHAIALGEEAVRLAPEFAEAIGFVGVCLARIGRYDDAEVHHRRQEALARQWGDVRRQVEALANLGAMNYFRGNYEAAETQFVQAGAMAEQLGLATEHAQISNNLGFVLFRRGRLADAEKAFLRAIEAHRAYGGLTLLVGPYNGMGNVLAEQQRYDEARSYYQRALALARETEGRTSVGTTHMHLGRCAAQQGHFADAKHEFTMALNALEETRFWNGLGRAYEYIAEMHLQAGNHDEALRCADKRIELARQHSNVRMEAAAWLQKAEALRRAGCEAEAVACEQRGRDLGAVPAPAG, from the coding sequence ATGGATGTCGAGTCGACAGCCCGCCGGTGTGGGCACTGCGGCGAGCGCGACAGCGTCCAGCCGGTAACCGAGCGTCTGGAACGCTGCCGGGCGTGCGGGTTTCTGCGGCCGCAGCCCAGACAAGTCACGCGGGGACCGCTCATGGGCGCGCCGGCGCTGCTAGGGGCCATCGCGCCAGGTGGGGTGCTGCGCAACAAGTACCGCCTGATCGAGCGGCTGGGCGAGGGTGCGCACGGCATCAGCTATCTCGCGGAGCACGAGTACCTCGGCCACCCCTGCGTCGTGAAGATTCTCCCGCACCGCATCGGAGACGCCGCGGACAACGCAGTGCGCCGTCTGCGCACTGAGGCGCGCGCCGGATTCTCGGTGGATGATCCGAACGTGGTGCGTGTGCTCGACTGCGACGTGGTGCACGGGGTCTGGTACTTCGTGATGGAGTATGTCGATGGTGTGAACCTGGCGGAGATTCTCGCGGCCAAGCAACGTCTGAACTGGCTTCAGGCCGTGCGGGTCGGCACCGACGCGGCCGACGGACTGGCCGCCATTCATCGGGCTGGCATACTCCATCGCGACATCAAGCCCGGAAATCTCATCCTGGGCACTGACGGGCGCGTACGCGTGGCGGACCTCGGCGTGGCCACCCTGGCGCACGAACGCGTCGACGTTGCCGTGGGGGCGGGCTCGCCGGCCGGCACGCTGGGCTACGCCGCGCCCGAGGTGTTTCGCACGGATGTCCAGGTGGGGCCACCCGCAGACCTGTACTCCCTGGGCGCGGCGCTGTTCCATCTGCTCACCGGGCGTCTGCCGCATGCCGGCAGCCAGGTTTTTCAGCGGCTCATGGACCTGCAGTGCCAGCGGGTCGCGTGGCCGGAGGAGTTGACGGAAGAAGTTCCGCCCTGGCTGGTCGCCGTGCTCCTCCGGCTGCTGGCCATTGAACCCGGGGAGCGATTCGAGAGTGCGGCGGAGCTGACGACACGCTTGAAGCTGCCCGCGGATGAGTCCGTGCGGCGGCGGCCGGTGGTTCAACTGGACAAGTTGCAGCCGCGCGGCGTCGGGGTGCTGCCCTTTGCGAACGAGCGGGACACGCCCGACGATGATTGGCTTGGCTATGCGGTGGCGAACTATCTGTCACGGGCGCTGGCTGAGGCGCCGGACGTGTACGTTGCGGACCAGGACGGTCTCGTGGCCATGGTCCAGCGGATGGAGGCTGGCACCCTCGCCGGAGCCACCGAGCGGCTGCGCGAGGCGGGGCGGTTGGTCGGGGCGGCGACGATTGTGACCGGACGGTTTCAGCGCGCGGGGGAGCGTGTCATCCTGTGGATGGAAGCGCTGCGGAGCGGGCGCGGCACGCCGGAGCGCGTGGCGCGCGTCGAGGGGGAGCTGGTCGAGTTGCCGAAGCTGGAGCGCGCCTTGTTCGAGCGGCTGGCGCACGTGCTGGGGCTGGGGCGGCGGGAGGGTGAGCGTCCGCGGGCGGTCACGCTGGGGGCCCGCGAGAAGTTCGTGCTGGCGAAGCAGGCGTACCTGCGCGGGGAGTATGAGCATGCCATCGCGCTGGGCGAGGAAGCCGTGCGGTTGGCGCCGGAATTCGCCGAGGCGATCGGCTTCGTGGGCGTGTGTCTCGCGCGTATCGGGCGTTACGACGACGCGGAAGTGCATCATCGTCGGCAGGAGGCCCTGGCGCGGCAGTGGGGTGACGTGCGGCGGCAGGTCGAGGCGCTCGCAAACCTGGGTGCCATGAACTACTTCCGGGGCAACTACGAAGCTGCGGAGACGCAGTTCGTGCAGGCGGGGGCGATGGCGGAACAACTGGGTCTCGCGACCGAGCACGCGCAAATATCGAACAACCTGGGGTTCGTGCTTTTCCGCCGGGGACGGCTGGCGGACGCGGAAAAGGCGTTTTTACGGGCCATTGAAGCGCATCGCGCGTACGGTGGACTGACGCTGCTGGTGGGGCCATACAATGGGATGGGCAATGTCCTCGCCGAGCAACAGCGCTACGACGAAGCCAGGTCCTATTACCAGCGCGCGCTGGCGCTGGCCCGGGAAACCGAAGGTCGGACCAGCGTGGGCACCACGCACATGCACCTGGGGCGCTGCGCAGCGCAGCAAGGACATTTTGCAGACGCGAAGCATGAGTTTACAATGGCGTTGAACGCCCTGGAGGAAACCCGGTTTTGGAACGGACTCGGCCGGGCGTACGAGTACATCGCCGAGATGCACCTCCAGGCGGGCAATCACGATGAGGCACTGCGCTGCGCCGACAAGCGGATTGAGTTGGCGCGGCAACACTCGAACGTACGTATGGAGGCGGCGGCGTGGCTGCAGAAAGCGGAGGCGCTACGCCGCGCGGGATGTGAGGCGGAGGCGGTCGCGTGCGAACAGCGCGGCCGTGACCTGGGTGCCGTGCCGGCACCGGCCGGCTAG
- a CDS encoding rod shape-determining protein RodA, which translates to MLDRQVLNLTRLGWSLAVPVVFLAAVGLSCIHATERDPTPGAAAAAARYAGEERGWLLRTYDALGPMTVRQLVYLLTGTGLLLLVLVPSYQKIGRYAYPVYGITILLLLLLFVDRYVDLPLIPVRNNARRWIQYGFFTLQPSEFMKLALVLVLARYLRFRNSYRRWWGLAPPFLLSVVPMVLILKQPDLGTMLMLLPVLFAMLFVAGARMRHLLVIIVLGTLTLPAFYYFGMKPYQRERIEVLFRQHTTDEAWHMDAGYQLRQSKIALGTGGLTGTGYGAGIFVQYKDLLPEEQNDFIFAIIGHQWGLVGGLLAIGAYVLIIVFGLEVATVTNDPFGRLLAVGVVVMIAVQALLNICMTIGLAPITGMTLPFVSAGGSSLWANFLALGLLVNVAQRRPLLIARPPFEHGDD; encoded by the coding sequence ATGCTCGACCGACAAGTCCTGAACCTGACGCGACTCGGCTGGAGCCTGGCGGTCCCAGTGGTCTTCCTGGCGGCGGTGGGGCTGAGCTGCATCCACGCAACGGAGCGCGACCCGACCCCGGGCGCAGCGGCGGCGGCCGCCCGCTACGCGGGGGAGGAGCGTGGCTGGCTGCTGCGGACCTATGACGCCCTGGGCCCGATGACCGTCCGCCAGCTCGTGTACCTGCTCACCGGCACGGGCCTGCTGCTGCTCGTCCTCGTGCCGAGCTACCAGAAGATCGGGCGGTACGCTTACCCGGTGTACGGCATCACGATCCTGCTGCTACTGCTGCTGTTTGTCGATCGGTACGTGGACTTGCCGCTGATCCCGGTGCGGAACAACGCGCGGCGCTGGATCCAGTACGGGTTCTTCACGCTCCAGCCGTCGGAATTCATGAAGCTGGCCCTGGTCCTGGTGCTCGCGCGCTACCTCCGCTTCCGCAATTCGTACCGGCGCTGGTGGGGTCTGGCGCCGCCGTTCCTGCTCAGCGTCGTGCCGATGGTGCTGATCCTCAAGCAGCCTGACCTGGGCACGATGCTCATGCTGCTCCCGGTGCTGTTCGCGATGCTCTTCGTGGCCGGCGCCCGGATGCGACACCTGCTCGTGATCATCGTGCTGGGCACGCTGACGCTGCCGGCGTTCTACTACTTCGGCATGAAGCCCTATCAGCGCGAGCGCATCGAGGTGCTGTTCCGGCAGCACACGACCGACGAAGCCTGGCACATGGACGCGGGCTATCAACTGCGGCAGTCGAAGATCGCGCTGGGCACGGGCGGCCTGACGGGCACCGGCTACGGCGCTGGTATTTTCGTCCAGTACAAGGACCTGCTGCCCGAGGAGCAGAACGACTTCATCTTCGCCATCATCGGCCACCAGTGGGGCCTGGTCGGCGGCCTGCTGGCGATCGGCGCCTACGTGCTGATCATCGTCTTCGGCCTCGAGGTGGCCACCGTGACCAACGACCCGTTCGGACGGCTGCTGGCCGTCGGCGTGGTGGTCATGATCGCCGTGCAGGCCCTCCTGAACATCTGCATGACGATCGGGCTCGCTCCGATCACCGGCATGACGCTGCCGTTCGTCAGTGCCGGGGGCAGCAGCTTGTGGGCCAATTTCCTCGCGCTGGGCCTGCTGGTGAATGTCGCCCAGCGGCGCCCCCTGCTGATCGCCCGCCCGCCTTTCGAACATGGCGACGATTGA
- a CDS encoding VCBS repeat-containing protein, protein MCTRASVALVVAVLSGIPGLAQVIYSGTPDWISADTQVSTGGALVDLDLDGWLDFVVSNGNDMAQQHVAVYYNRGDGTFPPTPDWQSSDFVFNGHLDVADVNGDGWPDVAVATLGEFNTTGPIARLYLNNEGTLSPTPDWSANVIGNAFGVAFGDMNNDGRPDLAVATGWAYSPPHHYPNYVYLNIDGTLAATPSWTSSDQYDYQGACWVDADADGWLDLAFAASGSVSRVYRNLGGVLGTTAAWQLTDQTSQDAIMVTAGDVTGDGRPDLLIADNNQISGGSGRFRQYNGQTLGFFGPTAAWTYADGYCSAVALADLDSDGRLDLATGAWWDYTRVFLNNGAGFGNAHTWRSNVTSVVEKIAFGDIEKNGLRPVETVFTPATGGQRLYHLPHRTIQEVTAVLVDGSPLAPSQYLVSRECGWLTIGVDPGAELRVAYTVSSKLDMAVTNWDSDRGNYVYYNRLFVLGDANCDGRLSFADINPFVMLLTGVYDQYFPDCDGRNFCDMNGDGEVNFGDINPFVNALAGS, encoded by the coding sequence ATGTGTACTCGCGCAAGTGTCGCTCTCGTTGTCGCCGTGCTGTCCGGAATCCCGGGCCTGGCCCAGGTCATTTACTCCGGCACGCCCGACTGGATCTCCGCCGACACGCAGGTCAGCACCGGTGGCGCCCTCGTCGATCTCGACCTCGACGGCTGGCTGGACTTCGTCGTCTCGAACGGCAACGACATGGCCCAGCAGCACGTGGCCGTGTACTACAACCGCGGCGACGGCACCTTCCCCCCGACGCCCGACTGGCAATCGAGTGACTTTGTGTTCAACGGCCACCTCGACGTCGCCGACGTGAACGGCGACGGCTGGCCGGATGTCGCCGTGGCCACGCTCGGCGAATTCAACACCACCGGGCCGATCGCGCGTCTGTACCTCAACAATGAAGGCACGCTCTCGCCGACGCCGGACTGGTCGGCGAACGTCATCGGCAACGCATTCGGCGTGGCTTTCGGCGACATGAACAATGATGGCCGGCCGGACCTGGCCGTCGCGACCGGCTGGGCCTATTCCCCGCCGCACCATTACCCGAATTACGTTTACCTGAACATCGACGGCACGCTCGCGGCGACGCCGAGCTGGACGTCGAGCGACCAATATGACTATCAGGGGGCCTGCTGGGTGGATGCGGACGCCGACGGCTGGCTCGATCTCGCTTTCGCCGCTTCGGGTTCGGTCAGCCGTGTATATCGTAATTTGGGTGGCGTGCTGGGGACAACGGCGGCCTGGCAACTGACGGATCAGACCTCGCAGGACGCGATCATGGTGACGGCCGGCGACGTGACCGGCGACGGGCGCCCCGACCTGTTGATCGCCGACAACAACCAGATCTCAGGCGGCAGCGGGCGCTTCCGGCAGTACAACGGCCAGACGCTCGGGTTCTTCGGCCCCACCGCAGCCTGGACGTACGCCGACGGCTATTGCTCGGCGGTCGCGCTGGCGGACCTGGACAGCGACGGGCGCCTGGACCTGGCCACCGGGGCCTGGTGGGATTACACGCGTGTCTTCCTCAACAACGGCGCCGGCTTCGGCAACGCCCACACCTGGCGCTCCAACGTGACCAGCGTCGTGGAGAAAATCGCGTTCGGTGACATCGAGAAGAATGGACTACGGCCGGTGGAGACGGTCTTCACGCCGGCCACCGGCGGACAGCGCCTGTACCATCTGCCGCACCGGACGATCCAGGAAGTGACCGCGGTCCTCGTCGATGGTTCGCCGCTAGCGCCGTCGCAGTACCTGGTGAGCCGGGAGTGCGGCTGGCTGACGATCGGCGTGGATCCCGGCGCGGAGCTGCGCGTCGCGTACACGGTGTCCAGCAAGCTCGACATGGCGGTCACGAATTGGGACAGCGACCGCGGCAACTACGTGTACTACAACCGACTGTTTGTCCTGGGCGATGCCAACTGCGATGGCCGGCTCAGTTTCGCCGACATCAACCCGTTCGTCATGCTGCTTACCGGGGTGTACGACCAGTACTTCCCCGATTGCGACGGCCGCAATTTCTGCGACATGAACGGCGACGGCGAAGTCAACTTCGGGGACATCAATCCGTTTGTGAATGCCCTGGCTGGCTCCTAG
- a CDS encoding CHRD domain-containing protein, which yields MNHAQTHTSQPLARSLLWLVALALLASAWEASAGNINWGKQESPRMYSQYAAHRQLVGPVDTHFIGSPPASCWASPTYLIGGFGPPETITAVHRARHLVPVCPGETAPAPWWTPPPISPPAVNWGTTFAGARGSVIHPGPPNHADNFLEVLGAAYRWGILGGYAYASIGFHDPICESRWCTLTGDQVVPPVPDPPPDTLPRLCISAVAVDSHLGVFALVIVAQNIEPADLLGAEIHIGAVGENGPGIYWLGSGLEWENLNGDGLAKVVLEEPFPMEFYPAFVAEQMYISLYTMEYPEGALRGQLLALPVAYIAGDVNCDGEVSFADINPFVLYLSNFDTWQSEYPDCPPENGDINGDGEFPSFRDINAFVSLLSQ from the coding sequence ATGAACCACGCACAGACCCACACCTCACAACCACTCGCACGCAGTTTGCTGTGGCTCGTCGCGCTCGCGTTGCTGGCGAGCGCCTGGGAGGCCAGCGCCGGCAACATCAACTGGGGCAAGCAGGAGTCGCCGCGGATGTACAGCCAGTACGCCGCCCACCGGCAGCTCGTCGGCCCCGTGGATACCCACTTCATCGGGAGCCCGCCGGCCAGTTGCTGGGCCAGCCCGACGTACCTGATCGGCGGGTTTGGGCCGCCGGAGACGATCACCGCCGTACACCGGGCGCGGCACCTCGTCCCGGTGTGCCCGGGTGAGACCGCTCCGGCTCCGTGGTGGACGCCGCCGCCGATCTCACCGCCGGCGGTCAACTGGGGCACAACGTTCGCGGGTGCCCGCGGCAGCGTCATCCATCCCGGGCCGCCCAACCACGCCGACAATTTCCTGGAAGTGCTCGGCGCGGCCTACCGCTGGGGCATCCTCGGCGGCTACGCCTACGCCTCGATCGGGTTCCACGACCCGATTTGCGAGTCACGCTGGTGCACGCTGACGGGCGACCAGGTCGTGCCGCCGGTGCCGGACCCGCCGCCGGACACGCTGCCTCGGCTGTGCATTAGCGCGGTCGCGGTCGACTCGCACCTGGGCGTGTTCGCCCTGGTGATCGTCGCTCAGAACATCGAGCCGGCGGACTTGCTGGGGGCGGAGATTCACATTGGGGCAGTTGGGGAGAACGGCCCGGGGATCTACTGGTTGGGGAGCGGCCTGGAGTGGGAGAATCTGAACGGGGACGGGCTCGCCAAGGTCGTACTGGAGGAACCCTTCCCGATGGAGTTCTATCCGGCGTTTGTCGCGGAGCAGATGTACATCTCCCTCTATACGATGGAGTACCCGGAGGGAGCCCTGCGCGGGCAATTGCTCGCCCTGCCCGTGGCCTACATCGCGGGCGACGTGAACTGCGACGGCGAAGTCAGCTTCGCCGACATCAACCCGTTCGTGCTGTACCTGTCCAACTTCGACACCTGGCAGAGCGAATATCCCGACTGCCCGCCAGAAAACGGCGACATCAACGGCGACGGCGAGTTCCCGTCGTTCCGCGACATCAACGCCTTCGTGAGCCTGCTCTCGCAGTAG
- a CDS encoding alkaline phosphatase family protein yields MRSVRPIDNTVQHPTPSLTVRAVVALLAAGALLVGGCGHGGPLWARLHADVQRPEPGVVLFLCDGFRADMLETGCRAGWLPNIQRRFMQGGTHVACATTCIPAITYAAIATHLTGTGPGQHTIVGNCWFDPDRFFFRSYATIEHYRDVDHDCVSPTIYRLMQPAPSANIQTAHHRDVTQNFANWAVSGVMWFFGDHTAVDKLTATTIERVAAWANEQRAWPSLLTCYFPGADSVGHAHGAGSDAYRTALAHVDYQIGRICDWLDAQDLLPTTYLILVSDHGMVDVQPDQRIDLLELVRERWGRHATDRTLQDGPDAGRRAYFDDFDTVVAYHNGRGAFLYLRGPEGWDGRRAAPDEVAAVLTAPPPEDQLWNIPGVALVTYLTGDDEAMLRSARGVSQVRRRTGADGPEFAYLPGSDDVLEYMADPGVAAFVTAGFHPARAWLEATANQRIPDVIPHLIPLLHVHRAGQVVAFTEVGYSFVFEAGGHGGLDRDELRIPFMIAGPGVEPGGTITVARSVDLVPTILTLLGRRPEDYAWLEGVSLMKAAPAVSGPRRGAD; encoded by the coding sequence ATGCGATCCGTCCGTCCGATCGACAACACGGTCCAGCACCCGACACCCTCGCTGACCGTGCGCGCGGTTGTTGCGCTGCTGGCGGCGGGCGCGCTGCTGGTTGGCGGCTGTGGCCACGGCGGGCCGCTGTGGGCACGGCTGCACGCGGATGTGCAACGCCCCGAGCCGGGCGTGGTGCTGTTTCTGTGCGACGGTTTCAGGGCGGACATGCTGGAGACCGGCTGCCGGGCGGGCTGGTTGCCGAACATCCAGCGGCGCTTCATGCAGGGCGGCACGCACGTGGCCTGCGCCACAACGTGCATCCCGGCGATCACGTACGCGGCCATCGCCACGCACCTGACCGGGACGGGCCCGGGGCAACACACCATCGTCGGCAATTGCTGGTTCGATCCCGACAGGTTCTTCTTCCGCAGCTACGCCACGATCGAGCACTATCGCGATGTCGACCACGACTGTGTCTCGCCCACCATCTACAGGCTGATGCAGCCCGCGCCATCCGCCAACATCCAAACCGCCCACCACCGCGACGTCACGCAGAACTTCGCGAACTGGGCGGTCTCCGGGGTCATGTGGTTCTTCGGCGACCACACGGCGGTCGATAAGCTGACCGCCACGACGATCGAGCGCGTGGCCGCCTGGGCGAACGAGCAGCGCGCCTGGCCGAGCCTGCTGACGTGTTACTTCCCCGGCGCGGACTCCGTCGGCCACGCACACGGCGCCGGCTCGGACGCCTATCGCACGGCGTTGGCGCATGTCGACTACCAGATCGGCCGCATCTGCGACTGGCTCGATGCGCAGGACCTGCTCCCGACCACGTATCTGATCCTCGTCAGCGATCACGGCATGGTCGATGTGCAGCCCGACCAGCGGATCGACCTCCTCGAGCTCGTGCGTGAGCGCTGGGGGCGGCACGCTACCGACCGCACGCTCCAGGACGGCCCCGACGCCGGGCGGCGCGCGTACTTCGACGACTTCGACACCGTCGTCGCCTACCACAACGGCCGCGGCGCGTTCCTCTACCTCCGGGGGCCTGAGGGCTGGGACGGCCGTCGCGCTGCCCCGGACGAGGTCGCAGCCGTGCTGACGGCGCCGCCGCCGGAGGACCAGCTCTGGAACATCCCCGGTGTCGCGCTGGTCACGTATCTGACCGGTGACGACGAGGCCATGTTGCGCTCGGCACGGGGCGTGTCGCAAGTGCGGCGTCGGACCGGCGCGGATGGTCCGGAGTTCGCGTACCTGCCCGGCTCGGATGACGTACTAGAGTACATGGCCGACCCGGGGGTGGCCGCTTTCGTGACGGCCGGCTTCCACCCGGCGCGCGCCTGGCTGGAAGCGACGGCGAACCAGCGCATCCCCGACGTCATTCCGCACCTGATCCCGCTGCTGCACGTGCATCGCGCCGGGCAGGTGGTCGCGTTCACCGAGGTCGGGTACAGTTTCGTATTCGAAGCCGGCGGTCACGGCGGTCTGGACCGGGACGAGCTGCGGATTCCGTTCATGATTGCCGGCCCCGGCGTGGAGCCGGGCGGGACGATCACCGTGGCGCGGTCCGTGGACTTGGTGCCGACCATCCTGACGCTGCTGGGGCGAAGGCCCGAAGACTACGCATGGCTGGAAGGTGTCTCGCTGATGAAAGCTGCTCCGGCAGTGTCCGGCCCACGGCGCGGGGCAGACTGA
- a CDS encoding PAS domain S-box protein: MAWAALALGLLSLVLAALWWRARAAVAAERAAGVAQTQRMRELTRQAERSAAVLENALDGFFLLGEDCRFLEVNHAFCRMLGYAPEELLRLKMTDLEVASPLRDGGGYLRTGLHHFATSHRHKDGHLVQLETCVIVLRDGDAKFLAGFARDVTERARAEQSLLKSEAQYRNLVETSRDLIWSVDLDGRWTFVNNAARAIYGYEPEEMLGRSMLDFVPPAVQERARQVLAELRAGRPRLRFDTQHVRKDGAVVHLSINAIPLRDDAGNVVGCTGTAVDLTDRKLAEERVQAANARFESLVARMPLGYVVWSADFRVLEWNPAATTIFGYPPEEAAGRLATELIVPEESRAAFAQMCAALLKGEACSGTVLVSRKRDGEKITCEWHNTVLPDAAGGVQGVVTLVRDVSERERLEAQLRQSQKLESLGVLAGGVAHDFNNLLVGILGNASLAQERLPAESPLQPLLERVVNAGRRATDLTKRMLAYAGRATCDVQIMDLNNLVQEMAEFAVAAVPKNVDLHINTAAGLPLVRADSGQIQQVIMNLLINAAEAIGEQGGKVSVATWAEELSAERVASEFADQQPVPGLYVCLEVSDTGCGMSKETLSRIFDPFFSTKFAGRGLGLSAILGIVRAHRGAITVRSEPGVGTVFRVLLPAIAAKAERAIAERRRAGLPRGSTVLVIDDEEEIRDVVDAVLSSRGLRVLTAEDGQRGLEVFQAHADEIDAVLLDMNMPGMHGEAVFRGLLAIRPDVKVIVSTGYSEQEAALHFADAPLAGFVHKPYTASALVDKIGLAIGAK, from the coding sequence ATGGCGTGGGCGGCGCTGGCTCTGGGATTGCTGTCGCTCGTGCTCGCGGCGCTGTGGTGGCGGGCGCGGGCGGCGGTGGCCGCGGAGCGCGCGGCCGGGGTGGCCCAGACGCAGCGCATGCGTGAGCTGACGCGGCAGGCGGAGCGCAGTGCCGCCGTGCTCGAGAACGCGCTGGACGGGTTCTTTCTACTGGGTGAGGACTGCCGCTTCCTTGAAGTCAACCACGCGTTCTGCCGGATGCTGGGGTACGCGCCGGAGGAACTGCTCCGTCTGAAGATGACGGATCTCGAAGTGGCCAGCCCGCTGCGCGACGGGGGCGGCTATCTGCGCACCGGCCTGCACCACTTCGCGACGTCGCATCGTCACAAGGACGGGCACCTCGTGCAGCTCGAGACCTGCGTGATCGTGCTGCGCGACGGCGACGCGAAGTTCCTGGCGGGCTTTGCGCGTGACGTGACCGAGCGGGCGCGGGCCGAGCAGTCGCTGCTCAAGAGTGAGGCCCAGTACCGCAACCTGGTCGAGACGTCGCGTGATCTGATCTGGTCGGTCGACCTGGACGGGCGCTGGACCTTCGTGAACAACGCCGCCCGGGCGATTTATGGCTACGAGCCGGAGGAAATGCTCGGGCGCTCCATGCTCGATTTTGTGCCACCCGCCGTGCAGGAGCGCGCGCGGCAGGTCCTGGCCGAACTGCGGGCGGGCCGGCCGCGGCTGCGGTTTGACACGCAGCACGTTCGCAAGGACGGCGCGGTGGTGCACCTCAGCATCAACGCGATTCCGTTGCGCGACGACGCCGGCAACGTGGTGGGCTGTACCGGGACCGCGGTGGACCTGACCGACCGCAAGCTGGCCGAGGAGCGCGTGCAGGCGGCCAACGCGCGGTTCGAGTCGTTGGTGGCGCGCATGCCGCTGGGCTACGTGGTCTGGTCGGCGGATTTCCGCGTGCTCGAGTGGAACCCGGCGGCGACGACGATCTTCGGGTACCCGCCCGAAGAGGCGGCAGGGCGCTTGGCCACTGAGCTGATCGTGCCGGAGGAGAGCCGCGCGGCTTTCGCGCAGATGTGCGCGGCGCTGCTGAAGGGCGAGGCGTGCTCCGGGACTGTGCTGGTCAGCCGCAAGCGCGACGGTGAGAAGATCACCTGCGAATGGCACAACACGGTGCTGCCCGATGCGGCCGGCGGCGTGCAGGGCGTCGTGACGCTGGTGCGGGACGTGTCCGAACGCGAGCGACTGGAAGCGCAGTTGCGCCAGTCGCAGAAACTGGAGAGCCTGGGCGTGCTCGCGGGCGGCGTGGCGCACGACTTCAACAACCTGCTGGTGGGCATCCTGGGGAACGCGTCGCTGGCGCAGGAGCGGCTCCCGGCGGAATCGCCGCTGCAGCCGCTGCTGGAGCGCGTCGTGAACGCCGGCCGGCGGGCCACGGACCTGACCAAGCGCATGCTGGCCTATGCGGGCCGTGCGACGTGCGACGTGCAGATCATGGACCTGAACAACCTCGTCCAGGAGATGGCGGAGTTCGCGGTGGCCGCCGTCCCGAAGAACGTCGATCTGCACATCAACACCGCCGCGGGGTTGCCGCTCGTGCGGGCGGACAGCGGGCAGATCCAGCAGGTGATCATGAACCTGCTGATCAACGCGGCCGAGGCGATTGGCGAGCAGGGGGGCAAGGTTTCGGTCGCGACGTGGGCGGAGGAGCTCTCGGCAGAGCGGGTCGCGAGCGAGTTCGCGGACCAGCAGCCGGTGCCCGGGCTGTATGTCTGCTTGGAGGTGAGTGACACCGGTTGCGGCATGTCGAAAGAGACGCTGAGCCGCATCTTCGATCCGTTCTTCAGCACCAAGTTCGCCGGCCGCGGGCTCGGCCTGTCGGCGATCCTCGGCATCGTGCGGGCGCATCGTGGCGCCATCACGGTGAGGAGTGAGCCGGGCGTGGGCACGGTGTTTCGCGTGCTGCTGCCGGCGATCGCGGCCAAGGCGGAGCGGGCGATCGCGGAGCGACGGCGCGCGGGGCTGCCACGCGGCTCGACGGTGCTAGTCATCGATGACGAGGAGGAAATTCGCGACGTCGTCGACGCCGTGCTGAGCAGTCGGGGCCTCCGGGTCCTGACGGCGGAGGATGGCCAGCGCGGCCTGGAAGTGTTCCAGGCGCACGCCGACGAGATCGACGCGGTGCTGCTCGACATGAACATGCCGGGCATGCATGGGGAGGCGGTGTTCCGCGGCCTGCTGGCGATCCGGCCGGACGTGAAAGTGATCGTGTCGACCGGCTACAGCGAGCAGGAGGCGGCGTTGCACTTCGCCGATGCGCCGCTCGCGGGCTTCGTGCACAAGCCGTACACGGCGTCCGCGCTGGTGGACAAGATCGGGCTGGCGATCGGGGCGAAGTGA